A region from the Bacteroidota bacterium genome encodes:
- a CDS encoding beta-mannosidase produces the protein MRWIAAAGLLIAMFISGCSTPPVTSSRGRLDIRLVDSLSTPETRYLFQNLTNLQGKAILVGHQDPTAYGVGWKGVPDQSDWKLVTRSHPAVYGWDFAGIASGRDTASAGQLKTLVRQAWNAGGVNIFCWHNGNPVTGGSFYDTTLAVKAILKGGSHHDQYRQQLDRIAAWVLQLKTEGGTPIPVIFRPYHEMDGNWFWWGARFCTPEEFKQLWHETVTYLRDIREVHQFLYAFSPDCRFNSEEDYLERYPGDDLTDLIGMDNYWDFGPDGAGLEGVRKKLRILSRIAEERGKLAALTETGLEGIPDSTWFTQTLYPQITSESVAISFVMFWRNADKKHHYVPYPGHRASADFIRLMQKPDILNGSEVPRLYQPPGH, from the coding sequence ATGAGATGGATTGCTGCTGCCGGTTTGTTGATCGCGATGTTCATCAGCGGATGTTCAACCCCTCCGGTAACCTCCTCCCGGGGCCGGTTGGATATCCGGCTGGTGGATTCTCTTTCCACCCCCGAAACCCGATACCTGTTTCAAAATCTCACAAACCTGCAGGGTAAAGCCATATTGGTTGGTCACCAGGATCCGACTGCATACGGAGTCGGATGGAAGGGAGTGCCTGATCAGTCCGACTGGAAGCTGGTAACCCGATCCCATCCGGCCGTTTATGGCTGGGATTTTGCCGGCATTGCATCTGGCAGGGATACCGCATCAGCCGGTCAACTGAAAACACTGGTCAGACAGGCCTGGAATGCAGGCGGGGTCAATATTTTCTGCTGGCATAACGGAAATCCCGTCACTGGTGGCAGTTTTTACGATACCACGCTGGCGGTAAAAGCCATTCTGAAAGGCGGAAGCCATCACGATCAATACCGTCAGCAACTGGACCGGATTGCAGCCTGGGTTCTCCAGTTGAAAACGGAGGGTGGAACTCCCATTCCGGTCATCTTCAGACCGTATCATGAAATGGATGGAAACTGGTTCTGGTGGGGAGCCCGTTTTTGCACACCGGAAGAGTTTAAACAACTATGGCATGAAACGGTCACCTACCTGAGGGATATCAGGGAAGTGCATCAGTTTCTGTATGCATTCAGTCCGGATTGCCGCTTTAACTCTGAAGAAGACTACCTTGAGCGCTACCCGGGCGATGATTTGACCGATCTGATTGGTATGGATAATTACTGGGATTTCGGACCAGATGGGGCGGGGCTGGAAGGTGTTAGGAAAAAACTCAGAATACTTTCGAGGATTGCAGAGGAACGTGGAAAACTTGCCGCGTTGACCGAGACCGGATTGGAAGGAATTCCCGATTCAACCTGGTTTACACAAACCTTGTATCCGCAAATCACATCAGAGTCGGTTGCCATTTCTTTTGTCATGTTCTGGCGAAACGCCGATAAAAAGCACCACTATGTTCCGTATCCGGGCCATCGGGCCTCTGCCGATTTTATCAGGCTGATGCAAAAACCCGATATACTGAATGGTTCCGAAGTACCGCGCCTTTATCAACCTCCCGGTCACTGA
- a CDS encoding cellulase family glycosylhydrolase, whose amino-acid sequence MNNRIGTLLLIGLLACAGCSEPVSTVKPGFITVSGTGFFLDGKPYRFAGANLWYGAWLGQESPAGNRDRLIRELDLLSANGMTNLRILASAEAASHQKSVKPVFQPAAGVFNDSLAIGLDFLLSEMGKRNMKAVLYLTNYWEWSGGMAVYNEWTGAGHMPDPSLGDWRGFMNFSAGFYSNPQAQQLYRATIDRLVGRVNSITGLPYKDDPVIMAWQLANEPRPGTDQDGSVNVPSYVKWIDETARYIKTLDPNHLVSTGSEGTVGSILREDVFLDAHDSPAIDYATLHLWAKNWGWYKKDSMETTFPRTRERAADYINSHIAMARKLNKPLVLEEFGLGRDGELTGLGTPVTYRDQYFYFIFNLIEDSLETGSPLAGTNIWAWGGVASATRPDAIWKPGDPFVGDPPQEPQGLNSVFAGDESTLQLILNHSKRLESFPRQR is encoded by the coding sequence ATGAACAACCGTATCGGGACCCTGCTGTTGATCGGCCTGCTGGCATGTGCCGGGTGTTCGGAACCAGTTTCCACGGTTAAACCTGGTTTCATCACGGTTTCCGGTACCGGTTTTTTCCTGGATGGAAAACCCTACCGGTTTGCAGGAGCCAATCTGTGGTATGGCGCATGGCTGGGGCAGGAGAGTCCGGCCGGTAACCGTGATCGTCTGATCAGGGAACTGGATCTTCTTTCTGCAAACGGAATGACCAACCTACGTATTCTTGCTTCGGCAGAAGCAGCTTCACATCAGAAATCAGTAAAGCCAGTCTTTCAGCCTGCAGCCGGTGTATTTAACGACAGCCTTGCCATTGGTCTCGATTTTCTTCTTTCAGAAATGGGAAAGCGAAACATGAAGGCCGTCCTTTACCTCACCAATTATTGGGAGTGGTCGGGTGGAATGGCTGTTTACAACGAATGGACCGGGGCCGGGCACATGCCAGATCCTTCACTCGGTGACTGGCGCGGATTCATGAATTTTTCTGCTGGCTTTTATTCCAATCCGCAGGCTCAGCAATTATACAGGGCAACCATTGACCGGCTGGTTGGCCGCGTGAATTCGATAACCGGACTTCCATACAAAGACGATCCGGTGATCATGGCCTGGCAACTGGCCAACGAACCCAGACCGGGCACCGATCAGGATGGCAGTGTGAATGTTCCTTCCTATGTAAAATGGATTGATGAGACTGCCCGTTACATCAAAACCCTTGATCCGAATCATCTGGTCTCAACCGGGTCGGAAGGCACGGTGGGATCGATTCTGCGTGAAGATGTTTTCCTCGATGCACACGATTCGCCCGCCATCGATTATGCCACCCTTCATTTGTGGGCCAAAAACTGGGGTTGGTATAAAAAAGACAGTATGGAAACCACGTTTCCGCGAACCAGGGAACGGGCCGCTGACTACATCAATTCGCATATTGCCATGGCACGGAAACTCAACAAACCACTTGTTCTCGAAGAATTTGGTTTGGGTCGTGATGGAGAACTCACCGGGTTGGGTACCCCGGTAACCTATCGTGATCAATACTTTTATTTCATTTTCAACCTGATTGAAGACAGTCTCGAAACCGGATCCCCTCTGGCCGGAACCAATATCTGGGCCTGGGGAGGAGTGGCGTCGGCAACTCGTCCGGATGCCATCTGGAAACCCGGTGATCCGTTTGTGGGCGACCCTCCGCAGGAACCCCAGGGTTTGAACTCGGTATTTGCCGGAGATGAATCCACCCTTCAGTTAATCCTGAACCACAGTAAACGGTTAGAATCTTTTCCCCGGCAGCGATAG
- a CDS encoding right-handed parallel beta-helix repeat-containing protein produces the protein MNRLSSFGFTFLFVSFFGSAMAEDFLITRFGAKSDGTTINTKAIQKAIDSCSSGGGGRVVVPTGVFMTGTLNLKSHVNLVLEAGSVLRGSPDLNDYQWVDQPGFGKTYFGILYTRKAVGVTISGTGEIDGNEAAFFDWTRAKSIEWGGTIHTRQKEGFRKVESGIGDGPVVPRDRPRQLVIFSECNRLTIRDVSINRAPFWTLHLADCDDATIAGIRIHTSPLTPNSDGLDLTSCSNIRVSDCDIRTGDDAIAITGYAHHFELPGFSGIRRISENITISNCTLQSSSSGIRIGFLDQNTIRNVLISNVTITNSNRGIGIFLRDEGSIENVVVTNTVIDTRLFTGDWWGNGEPIHVSAVRGKESVRLGQIRNITFRDVTCTGESGLLLFGSEESPLDRIRFENVSFRWKDSQLASSAGGNIDLRGCMGEMQLFESDLPGLLIKHASRVYLSGFSLEWPGTLQPWMTHGVEATKVQGLIMEQSVTPASSKEYLPVKTSDVSGMVIR, from the coding sequence ATGAATCGTCTTTCCAGTTTTGGTTTCACCTTCCTTTTTGTCAGCTTTTTCGGTTCTGCAATGGCAGAGGATTTTCTGATTACCCGGTTTGGTGCAAAATCAGATGGAACAACCATCAACACCAAAGCTATTCAGAAAGCAATTGACAGTTGTTCATCAGGTGGCGGCGGTCGGGTTGTAGTTCCTACCGGGGTTTTTATGACAGGGACTCTGAATCTGAAAAGTCATGTCAATCTGGTACTTGAAGCCGGATCGGTTCTTCGGGGGAGCCCAGACCTGAACGACTATCAGTGGGTGGATCAACCCGGATTCGGAAAAACGTATTTTGGAATACTTTATACGAGGAAGGCAGTTGGTGTAACCATCAGCGGAACGGGTGAAATTGATGGCAATGAGGCGGCCTTTTTCGACTGGACCCGGGCAAAGAGTATTGAATGGGGCGGCACCATTCATACCAGACAAAAGGAGGGCTTCCGGAAGGTTGAAAGTGGAATTGGAGACGGCCCCGTGGTACCCAGGGACCGTCCCAGACAACTTGTGATTTTTTCTGAATGTAATCGGCTGACCATCCGTGATGTATCCATAAACAGGGCTCCATTCTGGACCCTCCACCTTGCCGATTGTGACGATGCAACCATTGCGGGCATCCGGATTCATACCAGTCCGCTCACGCCAAACAGTGATGGACTCGATCTGACTTCCTGTTCCAACATACGGGTTTCTGACTGCGATATACGAACGGGTGATGATGCCATAGCAATTACCGGGTATGCGCATCATTTTGAACTTCCCGGCTTCTCTGGAATCAGAAGGATATCTGAAAACATTACCATTTCCAATTGTACTCTTCAGTCCAGTTCAAGTGGTATCAGAATCGGATTTCTTGATCAGAATACCATCCGCAATGTACTTATCTCTAATGTGACCATCACCAATTCGAATCGGGGTATCGGAATTTTTCTCAGGGATGAAGGATCCATTGAGAATGTGGTGGTTACCAATACCGTTATTGATACGAGGTTATTCACCGGCGACTGGTGGGGAAATGGCGAGCCGATACATGTTTCCGCAGTCCGAGGAAAAGAGTCTGTCCGTTTGGGACAAATCAGGAATATCACCTTCCGCGATGTCACCTGCACAGGTGAATCGGGTCTGTTACTTTTTGGATCAGAGGAGAGTCCGCTTGATCGTATCCGATTCGAGAATGTTTCATTCCGCTGGAAAGACAGTCAACTTGCATCATCTGCAGGCGGAAACATCGATTTGCGCGGTTGTATGGGAGAGATGCAGTTATTTGAATCCGATTTACCTGGTCTTTTGATCAAACATGCAAGCCGTGTTTACCTGTCGGGTTTTTCTCTTGAATGGCCAGGCACCCTTCAACCATGGATGACACATGGTGTTGAGGCAACAAAGGTTCAGGGATTGATCATGGAACAATCGGTCACTCCGGCTTCCTCAAAAGAGTATCTCCCGGTTAAAACATCCGATGTCTCCGGTATGGTAATTCGCTGA
- a CDS encoding discoidin domain-containing protein yields MKPFFKTILLLGGVLLSSGLHSQPLVNPNATPAAKDLKKFLDMVYGHKIIAGQMDEGYLQYIRDNTGGKEPAMMGYDFNGLSPGQGGNNDAAKAIKWVKEKGGIAQFQWHWNSPDGKGDFYYKNFDLTAALADTGSANYKAIIRDIDRVAVEMKKMQDAGIAILWRPLHEAEGAWFWWGMSGGESCKKLWNLIYDRHTHYHKLNNLIWVWTSYGTTKPNWYPGDSTVDLIVWDYPDYGTNGSWKQYNQLFGGKGKLFGIGEDGTLTNPDILTTQGWLYFLTWAYMVLDTDQHKDGKNSRDWLNQVYNDPRVITLDRMSFGPQAVVTGSKLLFDFDGDGKELVKLKGSSSFTNRGKITHYEWRLNGDLLSETDSIAIELPLGSHSFTLSVTTDSLETHDVTHEVLIRTPSLFLNKTARASSVDILTGSHANLATDGLLSTRWLSADRDPQWLAVDLGTPHRITSVRIYWSAGSAKSYRIDMSNDAVKWTTVRTFTDQPAGERTDSVNQLLGGGRYVRVWGISRNGTGYGIREIEASGQADPDVVPVPEGTQTGIDDHDPGVPNRFRTGHAYPNPFNPETTIPVFLPEAGMVSFQIVNLIGQTVHQSDYFLPAGESFFPVKATTFSTGIYLWQMTFRDQTSGGRFFLLR; encoded by the coding sequence ATGAAACCATTTTTTAAAACCATTTTACTGTTGGGCGGAGTGCTTCTATCCTCCGGACTTCATTCTCAGCCTTTGGTGAATCCCAACGCTACACCGGCTGCGAAGGACCTTAAAAAATTCCTCGATATGGTTTATGGTCATAAAATAATTGCCGGGCAGATGGATGAAGGGTATCTGCAGTACATCAGGGATAACACCGGTGGAAAAGAACCAGCCATGATGGGATATGATTTTAACGGCCTTTCACCCGGGCAGGGCGGAAACAACGATGCAGCCAAGGCCATTAAATGGGTCAAGGAAAAAGGTGGCATTGCCCAGTTTCAATGGCATTGGAATTCGCCGGATGGGAAAGGGGATTTTTATTATAAAAATTTTGACCTGACCGCTGCACTGGCAGATACCGGCAGCGCCAATTACAAGGCCATCATCCGGGATATTGACCGGGTGGCAGTGGAAATGAAGAAAATGCAGGATGCGGGCATCGCCATTCTCTGGCGGCCTCTGCATGAAGCCGAAGGAGCCTGGTTCTGGTGGGGAATGTCTGGCGGAGAGTCCTGTAAAAAACTCTGGAATCTGATATACGACCGGCATACCCATTACCACAAACTGAACAATCTGATCTGGGTCTGGACCAGTTACGGGACGACCAAGCCCAACTGGTATCCGGGCGATTCAACCGTTGACCTGATTGTCTGGGACTATCCTGATTATGGGACCAATGGCAGCTGGAAACAGTACAACCAATTATTTGGTGGCAAGGGGAAATTGTTTGGAATCGGTGAGGATGGAACACTGACCAATCCGGATATTTTAACCACCCAGGGCTGGCTGTATTTTCTCACCTGGGCGTACATGGTACTCGATACCGATCAGCATAAGGATGGAAAAAATTCACGTGACTGGCTGAATCAGGTTTATAACGATCCCAGGGTCATCACCCTCGACCGCATGTCCTTCGGTCCGCAGGCTGTTGTGACCGGAAGTAAACTTCTGTTCGATTTCGATGGGGATGGAAAGGAACTGGTAAAACTGAAAGGGTCGTCAAGCTTCACCAATCGAGGGAAAATCACCCACTATGAATGGCGTCTGAATGGTGATTTGCTTTCCGAAACCGACAGCATTGCAATCGAATTGCCTCTTGGGTCCCATTCGTTCACCTTATCGGTCACCACCGATAGTCTTGAAACACATGATGTGACGCATGAAGTCCTCATCCGCACACCCTCCCTTTTTCTGAATAAAACGGCCCGCGCTTCTTCGGTGGATATTCTGACCGGCTCTCATGCAAATCTGGCAACCGACGGATTGCTTTCCACACGATGGCTCAGTGCCGACCGCGATCCACAGTGGCTGGCCGTTGACCTGGGTACTCCTCACCGGATCACCTCGGTCCGGATTTATTGGTCTGCCGGCTCTGCAAAATCATACCGGATCGATATGTCCAATGATGCAGTGAAATGGACCACGGTACGCACCTTTACCGATCAGCCAGCAGGTGAACGCACCGATTCGGTCAACCAGTTATTGGGAGGTGGGCGCTATGTCAGAGTCTGGGGAATTTCACGGAATGGCACCGGATACGGAATCCGTGAAATCGAAGCCTCCGGACAAGCCGATCCTGATGTGGTACCGGTCCCGGAAGGTACCCAGACCGGTATTGATGACCACGATCCCGGTGTACCCAACCGGTTCCGTACGGGACATGCTTACCCGAATCCGTTTAATCCCGAAACGACCATTCCTGTTTTTTTACCGGAAGCAGGAATGGTTTCCTTTCAGATTGTTAATCTGATTGGACAAACCGTTCATCAATCCGATTACTTCCTTCCGGCCGGGGAATCCTTTTTTCCGGTGAAGGCAACGACTTTTTCAACCGGGATTTATTTGTGGCAAATGACATTCCGGGATCAAACATCCGGTGGTCGCTTTTTTCTTCTCCGCTGA
- a CDS encoding carbohydrate-binding protein, with the protein MKTPHILLINLLVFQIGEAQIPVDYKGTTWRDSLGNGGPQAIPGRVELAFYDLGGEGVAYHDTTPTNDGSALNRTPGHHRPGVPASIAFFRENEGVDISYTKDWADFNHPNPVDPKVNQLYIGWQENGEWTNYTVDVKVPGRYKIITVYGNKDNQSELWLNGAKAVQLSLPVDTGNWHIWTQATIGEMVFPAAGLQLLTLKYNQGANLAYLDFVLIEAL; encoded by the coding sequence ATGAAAACGCCTCATATTCTTTTAATTAACCTGCTGGTCTTTCAGATCGGAGAGGCCCAGATTCCGGTTGACTACAAGGGAACGACCTGGCGCGATTCGTTGGGAAACGGCGGGCCCCAAGCCATTCCGGGTCGGGTGGAGCTGGCGTTTTATGATCTCGGCGGAGAAGGCGTTGCCTACCACGACACCACACCCACAAACGATGGCTCTGCTTTAAACCGGACACCCGGTCATCACCGGCCCGGAGTACCGGCCTCAATTGCCTTTTTCAGGGAAAACGAAGGGGTTGATATCAGTTATACCAAGGATTGGGCCGATTTCAACCATCCGAATCCGGTCGATCCGAAGGTGAATCAGTTATATATCGGCTGGCAGGAAAATGGGGAATGGACGAATTACACGGTCGATGTGAAAGTCCCGGGACGTTATAAGATCATCACGGTTTATGGCAACAAGGATAATCAGTCCGAATTGTGGTTAAATGGTGCAAAAGCCGTTCAGCTTTCCTTGCCGGTTGATACCGGAAACTGGCATATCTGGACTCAGGCCACGATCGGAGAAATGGTTTTTCCTGCAGCGGGTCTACAACTTCTGACCCTGAAGTATAATCAGGGTGCTAATCTGGCCTATCTCGATTTTGTGTTGATTGAGGCCCTTTGA
- a CDS encoding discoidin domain-containing protein codes for MRNRSSLTRHWLFIVAVALLLPVLGFTQTDMNVALNRAVWQSGAADYDHTGHLTTDPWPSTYWKSKTSEGWIYTDLGSITPVSSVMIGWGNEQPESFRIEVSGKGHPNQPEEWISVGTQNRVSGKTDSVRFSEVPARFVRISLSGSSRHPEIHTLKVYGKPVRPSIRPTGKVRFTSNGPELNGSVWQVKRESFIRADRVQLSTPGFFEEDWIPATVPGTPLTDYLAAGAIPDPVFGDQQLMISDWFFTAPFWYRTEFESPKAWKNKLVWLHLDGINWKAEVWVNGGLAGRVDGAYIRGKMEISRLVTPGKRVAIAIRIQPNDNPGAVTEQHLNDPDGNGGIIGLDSPSILASIGWNWMPTIRGRNAGIWAPVRIETTDGVTLSDPLIITDFDLPDTSQVNIQTAITVTNHGTTSWAGELTGQASHFRFTIPLSLNPGESKVIRADPGKHPALKVQNPPLWWPNGYGNQPLDTLVFSVTGKSGLSDRKQVVFGYREFSYLYEYSHLRLQINGVPLIIRGGNWGMAESMMRYSDTDFNRAVRLHKEMNFNMIRNWVGMIGNDAFYNACDRYGLLIWDDFWLANPVDGPHPADENLFMANARDKVLNRRNRASVALWVGRNEGYPPAILDSALRVLLQETDHTRHYLSSSADRPVTGLGPYENKSPDWYFENRGTSFHSEQGIVAPPVLESFQAMMPERFLWPVNDMWGKHDWTQPRVRIYQRDMDSLYGKPVNLKDFTRKAWFMNMEGPKGMVESWQYHRGPGVLLWMSHPAWPSLICQTYDYWLEPTSAFFAMKTASSPLHLFMHPSHGTLHVSNNLQRPLVDGVIEVLVVDLSGRIVSESTHPITAEKNMTASVSGLHLKYDGEATRFIRLRLLSKAGEVLASNFYWQKRPDGHYRDLASMGQTSIQVSAYQTGKRGQGKIKIKNTGSAVAPMVRFSLIDGKTGERVLPVFWSDNFIGLMPGESREVTMDLESDISPEFKLKVEGWNVEDRLIPLTEHLKETP; via the coding sequence ATGAGAAATCGCTCTTCCTTAACCCGTCATTGGCTTTTCATTGTTGCCGTTGCATTGCTGTTGCCTGTTTTGGGATTTACACAGACCGACATGAATGTGGCACTGAACCGGGCGGTGTGGCAGTCGGGAGCAGCCGACTATGATCACACGGGTCATCTGACCACCGATCCCTGGCCTTCCACTTACTGGAAATCCAAAACGAGTGAGGGATGGATTTACACCGATCTGGGTTCAATCACCCCGGTTTCATCGGTGATGATCGGGTGGGGAAACGAACAGCCGGAATCGTTCAGGATTGAAGTATCCGGCAAGGGACATCCGAATCAACCAGAAGAGTGGATTTCTGTCGGAACCCAAAACAGGGTGTCGGGGAAAACGGATTCCGTACGCTTTTCGGAGGTTCCTGCGAGATTTGTGCGGATTTCCCTTTCCGGTTCTTCCCGGCATCCGGAAATTCATACGCTGAAGGTGTATGGAAAACCTGTCAGACCCTCCATCCGACCGACGGGAAAAGTCAGATTCACCAGCAATGGGCCCGAGTTGAACGGTTCGGTCTGGCAGGTGAAGCGGGAGTCATTTATCCGGGCAGATCGGGTACAACTATCGACACCAGGTTTTTTTGAAGAAGATTGGATACCTGCAACCGTTCCCGGGACGCCGCTAACCGACTACCTGGCTGCAGGTGCCATTCCCGATCCGGTATTTGGCGATCAGCAGCTGATGATTTCGGATTGGTTTTTTACGGCTCCGTTCTGGTACCGGACTGAATTTGAATCTCCCAAAGCCTGGAAAAATAAACTGGTTTGGCTGCATCTGGATGGAATTAACTGGAAGGCGGAAGTTTGGGTCAACGGCGGGTTAGCCGGACGGGTTGATGGCGCCTACATCCGCGGAAAAATGGAGATCAGCCGGTTGGTCACACCTGGAAAACGGGTGGCCATCGCCATCCGCATTCAGCCCAATGACAATCCGGGAGCAGTAACCGAGCAACACTTGAATGATCCGGATGGCAATGGAGGAATCATCGGACTCGATAGCCCCTCTATTCTGGCCAGCATCGGTTGGAACTGGATGCCTACCATTCGCGGACGGAATGCAGGAATTTGGGCACCGGTCCGGATCGAAACCACCGATGGAGTCACACTATCCGATCCACTTATTATCACCGATTTTGATCTTCCGGATACCAGTCAGGTCAACATTCAGACAGCCATCACGGTTACCAATCATGGCACCACTTCCTGGGCCGGTGAGCTAACCGGGCAGGCATCCCATTTCCGATTTACCATTCCCCTGTCCCTGAATCCTGGTGAAAGCAAAGTGATCCGTGCCGACCCGGGAAAACACCCGGCTCTTAAGGTTCAGAATCCACCGCTCTGGTGGCCCAATGGATATGGAAATCAGCCGTTGGACACGCTGGTTTTTTCTGTAACCGGTAAAAGCGGTCTCTCAGATCGGAAACAGGTGGTATTTGGTTATCGTGAGTTCAGTTACCTCTACGAATATTCCCATCTGCGATTACAGATTAACGGGGTTCCCCTGATCATTCGTGGTGGAAACTGGGGCATGGCTGAATCGATGATGCGGTACTCCGATACCGATTTTAACCGGGCCGTCCGCCTGCATAAGGAAATGAATTTCAACATGATCCGCAATTGGGTCGGCATGATCGGAAACGATGCCTTTTATAATGCCTGTGACCGGTACGGCCTGTTAATCTGGGATGATTTCTGGCTGGCCAATCCGGTGGATGGTCCGCATCCTGCCGATGAAAATCTGTTCATGGCCAATGCACGCGATAAAGTCCTGAACCGCCGGAACCGGGCATCCGTGGCATTGTGGGTGGGTCGGAATGAAGGATATCCGCCTGCCATACTGGATTCTGCCTTACGTGTTCTGCTGCAGGAAACCGATCATACCCGGCACTACCTGTCCAGTTCGGCTGACCGGCCGGTTACCGGTCTGGGTCCGTATGAAAACAAAAGTCCCGACTGGTATTTCGAAAACCGGGGAACCAGTTTTCACAGTGAACAAGGCATTGTGGCCCCGCCTGTGCTGGAAAGTTTTCAGGCCATGATGCCGGAACGCTTTCTCTGGCCGGTAAATGACATGTGGGGGAAGCATGACTGGACTCAACCGCGTGTGCGGATTTACCAGCGGGACATGGATTCCCTTTACGGAAAGCCGGTTAATCTGAAGGATTTTACACGCAAGGCCTGGTTTATGAACATGGAAGGTCCGAAAGGAATGGTGGAAAGCTGGCAATATCACCGGGGGCCAGGTGTGTTGCTTTGGATGTCACATCCGGCCTGGCCATCCCTGATCTGTCAGACCTATGACTACTGGCTCGAACCCACATCGGCTTTTTTTGCCATGAAAACGGCCTCCTCTCCCCTGCATCTGTTTATGCACCCTTCGCATGGGACGCTTCATGTTTCAAACAATTTACAACGACCCTTGGTAGATGGAGTGATCGAGGTGCTGGTGGTTGATTTATCAGGCCGGATTGTTTCCGAATCCACCCATCCGATAACTGCTGAAAAAAACATGACTGCATCCGTTTCGGGACTTCATTTGAAGTATGATGGAGAGGCCACCCGGTTCATCCGGCTGCGGTTGCTTTCAAAAGCAGGTGAAGTGCTGGCTTCCAACTTTTATTGGCAGAAACGACCGGATGGACATTACCGGGATCTGGCATCCATGGGTCAGACAAGCATTCAGGTATCTGCATACCAGACCGGTAAGCGTGGCCAGGGAAAAATTAAGATTAAAAACACAGGTTCAGCAGTGGCTCCGATGGTCCGGTTTTCCCTGATTGACGGAAAGACAGGTGAACGGGTTTTACCGGTTTTCTGGTCAGACAATTTCATTGGCCTGATGCCCGGAGAAAGCCGTGAAGTGACCATGGATCTGGAATCTGATATCAGTCCTGAATTCAAACTCAAGGTTGAAGGATGGAATGTGGAAGACCGATTGATTCCCTTAACCGAGCATTTAAAGGAAACCCCATGA
- a CDS encoding aldo/keto reductase, with product MSHYLPSSDRYDSMPYRRSGKSGLVLPAISLGLWHNFGGYDLYETGRAMVRRAFDLGITHFDLANNYGPPPGSAEENFGRILSADFKPYRDELVISTKAGYDMWPGPYGNFGSRKYLLASLDQSLKRMGLDYVDIFYHHRPDPDTPVEESMMALDQAVRQGKALYAAISNYPAGKAEEAISILKSLGTPCLIHQARYSMFDRWVEGGLLDVLAKTGTGLIVFSPLAQGLLTDKYLKGIPEDSRAAKAHGYLQTSTITPEKLEKIRKLNEIAIQRGQTLAQLAIAWLLRSPVVTSVLIGASKTSQIDDCVASVAAGSLTDAELASIETILRLPG from the coding sequence ATGAGTCATTATCTGCCTTCCTCTGACCGGTATGATTCCATGCCCTACCGCCGGTCGGGAAAATCTGGTCTGGTTTTGCCAGCCATTTCGCTGGGTTTATGGCACAATTTCGGTGGCTATGATTTGTATGAGACCGGAAGGGCCATGGTCCGGCGTGCCTTTGACCTGGGAATCACCCACTTCGATCTGGCAAACAATTACGGACCGCCCCCGGGTTCAGCAGAGGAAAACTTCGGACGGATTCTGTCTGCGGATTTTAAACCGTACCGCGATGAACTGGTCATCAGCACAAAAGCCGGTTATGACATGTGGCCGGGGCCGTATGGCAATTTCGGCTCGCGGAAATATCTGCTTGCCAGTCTGGATCAGAGTCTGAAGCGGATGGGTCTGGATTATGTGGACATTTTTTACCATCACCGCCCGGATCCCGACACACCTGTGGAAGAATCGATGATGGCGCTTGATCAGGCCGTGCGGCAGGGAAAAGCATTGTATGCTGCCATTTCCAACTATCCGGCCGGTAAAGCAGAAGAGGCGATTTCCATTCTGAAATCACTCGGGACCCCATGTCTGATTCATCAGGCGCGGTATTCCATGTTTGACCGGTGGGTGGAAGGCGGCCTGCTCGATGTTCTGGCCAAAACCGGAACTGGTTTGATTGTGTTTTCGCCTCTTGCACAGGGATTGTTGACCGATAAATATCTGAAAGGTATCCCGGAAGATTCCCGTGCAGCCAAAGCACATGGTTACCTTCAGACCAGCACCATCACGCCGGAAAAACTGGAAAAAATCAGGAAACTGAATGAAATAGCCATTCAACGCGGACAGACCCTTGCCCAGTTGGCCATCGCCTGGCTGTTACGGTCGCCGGTGGTGACATCCGTACTGATCGGAGCCAGTAAAACCAGTCAGATTGATGATTGTGTGGCATCGGTAGCTGCCGGTAGCCTTACCGATGCAGAACTGGCGTCGATTGAAACAATCTTGCGGCTACCCGGATGA